From Rutidosis leptorrhynchoides isolate AG116_Rl617_1_P2 chromosome 3, CSIRO_AGI_Rlap_v1, whole genome shotgun sequence, a single genomic window includes:
- the LOC139901037 gene encoding uncharacterized protein translates to MTGELEVINERTELKLVMGKTWDLFTNGASCAEGAGASLVLASPSGEEHMYALRFNFDVTNNEAEYEALLAGLNIAHKMDITKLRAFTDSQLVVNLFNGSFEAHDSSMQKYLHLLKELAKRFEHFALA, encoded by the coding sequence ATGACTGGGGAGTTGGAAGTGATTAATGAGCGAACAGAATTAAAGCTAGTAATGGGCAAAACATGGGATTTATTTACTAATGGAGCCTCATGTGCAGAAGGTGCTGGTGCGAGTTTAGTGTTAGCAAGCCCAAGCGGTGAAGAGCATATGTATGCGTTACGTTTCAATTTTGACGTAACAAACAATGAAGCGGAATATGAAGCGTTGCTTGCAGGTTTAAATATCGCGCATAAAATGGATATCACCAAGTTGCGAGCATTTACAGATTCGCAGTTAGTGGTGAATCTGTTTAATGGTTCTTTTGAAGCACATGATTCCTCAATGCAAAAATACTTGCACTTGCTGAAGGAATTGGCTAAGCGGTTTGAGCATTTTGCACTTGCATAA
- the LOC139901038 gene encoding uncharacterized protein, protein MSRNDMIPVNSPWPFHKWAIDIVGPFPAGPGNVKFLIVSIDYFTKWVKAKAVRTITGVQVRNFVWEYIVCRFGIPRELVSDNGAQIAKDPFKTWCADLNIIQNSTSVAHPQANGLCESTGETPFSLVYGSEAVIPTEILVPTHRVANFDEEANDDALGENLNFIEERRLMAAIREANNKPQIAKYYNKRVRALSFDVSEWVLRNNDASRAEKLGKLGPNLEGPY, encoded by the exons ATGTCAAGGAATGATATGATCCCTGTTAACTCGCCATGGCCATTTCacaaatgggctattgacattgtaggaCCATTTCCCGCAGGTCCTGGCAATGTCAAATTCCTAATTGTATCAATTGACTACTTTACaaaatgggttaaagctaaggcggttcgcactatcaCTGGAGTGCAAGTGCGTAATTTTGTATGGGAGTATATTGTTTGCAGATTTGGTATTCCACGcgaattggttagcgataatggtgcccaaatagcgaaagatccttttaaaaCATGGTGCGCTGATTTAAATATAATCCAAAATTCTACATCAGTGGCGCATCCACAGGCTAATGGCTTGTGTGAG agcacgggggaaacaccctTTAGTTTAGTATATGGATCTGAGGCAGTAATACCCACTGAAATTCTTGTGCCAACGCATAGAGTCGCTAATTTTGATGAAGAAGCAAATGATGATGCATTGGGCGAAAATTTGAATTTCATAGAAGAGCGAAGGTTAATGGCTGCTATCAGAGAGGCAAATAATAAACCGCAAATCGCTAAGTACTACAACAAAAGAGTACGTGCTTTGTCTTTTGATGTCAGCGAATGGGTGCTGCGAAATAATGATGCAAGTAGAGCAGAAAAACTTGGCAAATTAGGACCTAACTTGGAGGGTCCTTATTGA